In Desulfurococcaceae archaeon, one genomic interval encodes:
- a CDS encoding ABC transporter substrate-binding protein yields MYGKKAQLLLTSILLLLVLPVAPTTVAQVAPPRSETLIIGGAYWEPPKKWNPLNYPGSASGVVGLVYEPLYIWVPIKPADQRFMPWLAKDLPVWESPTRVVIRLRDEARWWDGKPVTADDIIFTWYTLPRKVTTAAWAGVRNYIVEVQKVDEKAARFILSENANYADFLFQLYSAPVLPKHFFEPFVEQYGEELTDLSKWPIIAPDNDPKKIVGSGMYRIYYLADDHFVLERIDDWWGRAVFGLPAPKYIKGVVVYSNQVAANMLGAGELDWSNFYIPGGPDMVKRGTVVAFYKDYPFYLSANVAYLFVNTQKEPFNDPEFRKAMYFAINVDKLIGAAFEGVVIKSNPVGLLPVWEEFLAKDLIEQYGYKYEPEKAKRVLSEAGYVDRDGDGCRELKDGRPFRMSIIVPYGWTDWMFAIINIADDLRKVGICAEAQFPDFGVYVTMIDSGEYDAAINNFGSFAAPSPYSLYYWAFAATPGIWTGSHGRYQNPELVSLIEQLGGIPPLPEYKEQIGKVLREIQKILLDEMPALPLWYNGYWFLATTKYWTGWPSQDDPYGVPIIWNGQWQHGGMLVLLKLKPLVITPTPTPTIPTPTPTPTTPTPTPPTTPTTPTSPTPTTPAPPISVEVVVAIVLVVIIAIVVAVALLRRK; encoded by the coding sequence GTGTACGGGAAAAAAGCTCAACTCCTACTAACTAGCATTCTACTACTACTAGTTCTACCCGTAGCGCCTACTACTGTCGCCCAGGTGGCACCTCCACGCTCGGAAACACTCATTATTGGAGGTGCGTACTGGGAACCACCTAAGAAATGGAATCCCTTAAACTACCCAGGATCGGCATCCGGCGTTGTCGGGTTGGTATATGAACCCCTGTACATCTGGGTGCCAATTAAGCCAGCCGATCAGAGGTTCATGCCGTGGCTTGCCAAGGATCTTCCGGTCTGGGAATCCCCTACGAGGGTTGTGATCAGGCTAAGGGATGAAGCTAGGTGGTGGGATGGAAAGCCCGTAACGGCGGATGACATCATATTTACTTGGTATACCCTACCGCGCAAGGTCACCACGGCAGCATGGGCTGGTGTTAGAAACTATATTGTAGAAGTACAAAAAGTAGATGAGAAAGCCGCTAGGTTTATACTGTCAGAAAATGCCAACTACGCTGACTTCCTTTTCCAGCTCTATAGTGCACCTGTGTTACCTAAACACTTCTTCGAGCCGTTCGTGGAGCAATACGGTGAGGAGCTGACGGACCTGTCTAAGTGGCCTATTATAGCGCCGGACAACGATCCGAAGAAAATCGTTGGAAGCGGTATGTACAGAATATACTACTTAGCAGACGATCATTTCGTATTGGAACGCATAGATGACTGGTGGGGCAGGGCGGTATTCGGTCTACCGGCACCTAAATACATTAAAGGTGTAGTGGTTTACAGCAACCAGGTAGCGGCGAACATGCTAGGAGCCGGCGAATTAGATTGGAGTAACTTCTACATCCCAGGAGGTCCAGACATGGTAAAGAGGGGCACCGTAGTAGCGTTCTACAAGGATTATCCGTTTTACCTATCTGCAAACGTTGCGTACTTATTTGTCAATACCCAGAAAGAGCCATTCAACGACCCCGAGTTCAGGAAAGCGATGTACTTTGCCATTAATGTGGACAAGCTAATAGGTGCGGCGTTTGAAGGTGTCGTAATAAAATCTAATCCTGTAGGCCTGCTACCAGTTTGGGAAGAGTTCCTGGCTAAGGACCTCATTGAGCAATACGGCTACAAATATGAACCCGAAAAGGCGAAGCGGGTTCTAAGCGAGGCTGGATATGTTGATCGCGATGGAGATGGGTGTAGAGAACTCAAAGACGGCAGGCCTTTTAGAATGAGCATCATTGTACCATACGGCTGGACCGATTGGATGTTCGCAATCATTAACATAGCAGATGATCTGAGAAAAGTAGGGATATGCGCAGAGGCGCAATTTCCTGATTTCGGTGTGTACGTAACAATGATCGACAGTGGTGAATACGATGCCGCAATAAACAACTTTGGAAGCTTTGCAGCGCCATCGCCTTATAGCCTGTATTACTGGGCGTTTGCTGCAACGCCAGGTATCTGGACCGGTAGTCACGGTAGATATCAAAACCCGGAGCTTGTATCGCTAATAGAGCAACTAGGTGGAATACCGCCACTACCAGAATACAAAGAGCAAATAGGAAAGGTGCTTCGGGAAATACAGAAGATCCTGTTAGATGAGATGCCGGCACTACCCCTTTGGTACAATGGCTACTGGTTTTTAGCAACGACAAAATACTGGACGGGCTGGCCGAGCCAGGATGACCCCTACGGAGTTCCAATAATATGGAATGGTCAGTGGCAGCATGGCGGTATGTTGGTACTACTTAAACTTAAACCACTTGTAATAACCCCTACACCAACGCCGACAATACCCACACCAACACCCACACCTACAACTCCAACACCTACACCTCCTACTACTCCGACTACACCTACATCTCCCACGCCGACGACCCCGGCCCCACCCATTAGCGTAGAGGTCGTAGTAGCCATCGTATTGGTTGTGATAATAGCAATTGTAGTAGCGGTGGCTTTGCTGAGGAGGAAGTAG
- the bgaS gene encoding beta-galactosidase BgaS codes for MHEFPQDFKWGVSQSGFQFEMGDSYHRFIDPNTDWWHWVREPFNISTKLVSGDLPEDGVNYLELYRVDHENARWLGMNAYRIGVEWSRVFLYPTTHIEVDVERDGNGFVKDVKITEETIAELDEVANEDAVSIYRDIILDLRKRGFKVIVNLYHFTLPYWLHNPIKSRSTDLRKGPRGILEEYFPVEFAKFAAYVAYKLGDLVDMWSTITEPMVPIELGYMAPYSGFPPGVNRPDVLPKVFVNMVTAHALAYKAIKRFDRIKADADSQEPAEVGIIHNFIPAYAISESQSEIAVHYNHFHNYMLLDAVVKGVVDVGLDMKTYVKSTVLGGTVDWLGVNYYTRIVVRKKENAPYPLLDFEAVPGYGYACVPYSTSKIGRWCDGMGWEMFPEGFVEALHMASKYSNALYVTENGTSDPRDLNRASYILSHAYAMLKAIESGLTLRGYFHWSINDNYEWPQGFKQKFGLFEVDLITKERKPRPSTKVFKEITSRNAINGDLLKLVVFSEKPPGELI; via the coding sequence GTGCACGAATTCCCACAGGACTTCAAATGGGGGGTTTCTCAATCAGGGTTTCAATTCGAAATGGGAGACTCTTATCACAGGTTTATTGACCCCAATACTGATTGGTGGCACTGGGTAAGAGAACCCTTCAATATTTCAACAAAGCTTGTTAGCGGAGATCTACCTGAAGACGGAGTTAACTATTTGGAACTATATAGGGTAGATCATGAAAATGCCAGATGGCTTGGTATGAATGCTTATAGAATTGGCGTGGAGTGGAGTAGAGTATTCCTCTACCCCACAACGCACATAGAAGTAGACGTGGAGAGGGACGGTAATGGATTCGTAAAGGACGTAAAGATCACGGAGGAGACCATTGCAGAGCTCGATGAAGTCGCCAACGAGGACGCCGTTTCAATATACAGGGACATAATACTAGACCTCCGTAAACGTGGTTTTAAAGTAATAGTAAACCTATATCACTTTACATTACCATACTGGCTGCACAACCCAATAAAGTCAAGGTCCACGGACCTCAGAAAGGGTCCGCGAGGCATCCTCGAAGAGTATTTCCCGGTAGAGTTTGCTAAATTTGCAGCCTACGTAGCGTACAAACTCGGAGACCTCGTAGACATGTGGTCCACCATAACTGAGCCTATGGTACCAATAGAACTAGGTTACATGGCGCCTTACAGTGGGTTTCCTCCAGGCGTGAATAGGCCTGATGTCTTGCCTAAAGTATTTGTCAACATGGTAACAGCTCACGCACTCGCCTACAAGGCAATAAAGAGATTTGACAGGATCAAAGCCGATGCCGATTCCCAAGAGCCAGCCGAAGTGGGCATCATACACAACTTCATCCCCGCGTATGCGATTTCGGAATCTCAGAGTGAGATAGCAGTACACTACAATCACTTCCACAACTACATGTTACTAGACGCCGTTGTTAAGGGAGTAGTTGATGTAGGCTTAGACATGAAGACGTATGTTAAATCTACTGTACTAGGAGGCACTGTGGACTGGCTCGGCGTAAACTACTACACGAGGATAGTAGTCAGGAAAAAAGAAAATGCACCTTACCCCCTACTAGACTTCGAGGCTGTGCCGGGCTATGGTTACGCGTGCGTGCCATACAGTACCTCCAAGATAGGCAGGTGGTGTGATGGCATGGGCTGGGAGATGTTTCCAGAGGGCTTTGTAGAGGCACTACACATGGCCTCAAAGTACTCTAATGCACTCTACGTCACGGAGAACGGAACATCCGATCCCCGAGACCTTAACAGAGCATCATATATACTAAGCCATGCCTACGCGATGCTAAAGGCCATTGAGAGCGGCTTGACCCTCAGAGGCTACTTCCACTGGTCGATAAACGATAACTACGAGTGGCCACAAGGCTTTAAGCAGAAATTCGGCTTATTCGAGGTGGACTTAATAACGAAGGAGAGGAAGCCGAGGCCATCTACGAAAGTCTTTAAGGAGATCACGTCTAGAAATGCTATTAACGGAGATTTACTAAAACTTGTAGTGTTCAGCGAGAAGCCTCCGGGTGAGCTTATATGA
- a CDS encoding sulfide-dependent adenosine diphosphate thiazole synthase: MIRESDITRTIVRYALRDLEEYSETDVAIVGAGPSGLTAAYYLAKEGLKVLVFERRFSFGGGTGPGGNLLPRIVFQEDALPILQELGVKYDKAEHGLYVASPAEVVAKLATKALDAGARVLFGAHIQDLIYRTSPLRVTGVVWVWTPVHEGGYHVDPLFTEARAVVDATGHEAEVLSIACRKIPELGVVMKGERAAYADLAEKLVVEYTGRVVPGLYVTGMAVASVYGLPRMGPIFGGMLLSGKKAAELISRDLGGKLST, translated from the coding sequence ATGATCAGGGAATCCGACATAACTAGAACGATCGTCAGATATGCTTTAAGAGACCTAGAAGAATACAGCGAAACCGACGTAGCGATCGTGGGTGCAGGCCCCTCCGGCCTCACGGCAGCGTACTACCTCGCTAAGGAGGGCTTAAAGGTGCTGGTATTCGAGAGGAGATTCAGCTTTGGAGGGGGTACGGGCCCTGGCGGTAACTTACTTCCTAGGATAGTGTTTCAGGAAGATGCGTTACCGATACTCCAAGAACTCGGTGTAAAATATGACAAAGCCGAACATGGACTCTACGTTGCAAGCCCAGCCGAAGTGGTAGCAAAGCTCGCAACCAAGGCTCTTGACGCCGGTGCAAGGGTGCTCTTCGGAGCACACATACAAGACCTCATATATAGGACAAGCCCGCTAAGAGTTACAGGCGTTGTCTGGGTCTGGACGCCAGTACATGAAGGGGGATATCACGTAGACCCGCTCTTCACGGAGGCAAGAGCAGTTGTGGATGCTACAGGGCACGAGGCCGAAGTGCTTTCCATAGCGTGCAGGAAAATACCAGAACTAGGCGTGGTGATGAAAGGTGAGCGCGCCGCGTACGCCGATCTAGCAGAGAAACTCGTCGTAGAGTACACGGGAAGGGTGGTGCCTGGGCTCTACGTTACAGGTATGGCAGTTGCAAGTGTTTACGGGCTTCCAAGAATGGGGCCTATATTCGGAGGGATGTTACTAAGCGGTAAGAAGGCCGCGGAGCTGATCTCAAGGGATCTGGGGGGCAAGCTAAGTACTTAG
- a CDS encoding indolepyruvate oxidoreductase subunit beta yields MKRYNIAVVGVGGQGLLTLGAVLGTACSIAKYDVAIAEVHGMSQRGGSVIVYVKIGSEPSPIIPIGGADHVIALELLEAARYAAYAKKGAVVSINNFTWPPPLSTYPSREEIITALRGNNLKLYLIDANELSMKYLGSPISANIAMLGFALGVDPALRSIIDVDVVEKALSEHFRGKALEANKQVLRTAFQEGLKVAEK; encoded by the coding sequence TTGAAGAGGTATAACATAGCGGTTGTAGGCGTGGGCGGACAGGGCTTATTAACGCTTGGAGCAGTGCTGGGTACAGCCTGTAGCATAGCTAAATACGATGTGGCTATTGCAGAGGTGCACGGCATGAGCCAGCGGGGTGGTAGTGTAATAGTTTACGTAAAGATAGGTAGCGAGCCGAGCCCCATCATACCCATCGGTGGCGCCGATCACGTAATAGCTCTAGAACTGCTCGAAGCAGCTCGGTACGCTGCCTATGCCAAGAAGGGCGCCGTAGTGTCTATTAATAATTTCACCTGGCCACCACCACTTTCAACCTACCCGAGTAGAGAAGAAATAATTACCGCTCTTAGAGGAAACAACTTAAAGCTATACCTCATAGATGCTAACGAGCTAAGCATGAAATATCTCGGATCGCCGATATCGGCTAACATAGCAATGCTAGGGTTCGCCCTTGGAGTAGACCCGGCACTCAGAAGTATTATAGACGTAGACGTGGTTGAGAAGGCACTCTCCGAGCACTTCAGGGGAAAGGCCCTTGAAGCCAATAAGCAAGTACTTAGAACGGCATTTCAAGAGGGGTTAAAAGTTGCAGAAAAGTGA
- the iorA gene encoding indolepyruvate ferredoxin oxidoreductase subunit alpha has translation MPEHVLLKPKGSRVLLLGNEAIARGALEAGICVAAAYPGTPSTEILEVLSEVADSCGIYVEWSVNEKVAFETAYAAAITGVRSLTAMKHVGLNVASDILMSSAYSGVEEGFVVVSADDPSMHSSQNEQDNRWYGLIAHLPVIEPSNAREAYKLVKEAFELSTRYKVPVILRSTTRISHTRMPVELEGDVFFERKCKGVFKQDPERWILVPGHARKCKVRLMDAWRKIITNEGREPFIKIINPGQKKVIVASGLAYSYVREVLELLGALDKVTVLKVNMPVPLPREPVMEVLKYAEEVLVVEELDPIVEMQFKDIALSIGTSIRIRGKETIPENYELSLERIYKPVAEFLGVKAGNIEDAAGTVKIELQIPPRPPILCAGCPHRNTYYVIKVAANKAGLRNIVYTGDIGCYTLGYQKPFETQSTCFEMGGSIGIAHGLAKTIDNPIIAVIGDSTFFHAGMPPALNAVYNDSNIIILVLDNMTTAMTGHQPHPGTGKSATGKVAVRIMPEKVLESLGYEVYVVNPLKVRESIDAVTKAFWRYKQGVKIALVSRMACSLEVLRKARRSGVVLPVYAVLEDKCNGCMACVKLTACPALIVEPGAKKPRILGELCTGCGLCASLCPFKAIVIKNAPSENWERLWWEP, from the coding sequence TTGCCCGAGCATGTTTTACTGAAACCCAAGGGTAGTAGAGTGCTCTTACTAGGCAACGAGGCGATCGCGCGCGGCGCGCTAGAAGCCGGTATATGCGTAGCAGCCGCATACCCCGGTACCCCTTCAACCGAAATACTCGAGGTGCTTTCAGAGGTTGCAGATTCCTGCGGTATATACGTTGAGTGGAGTGTTAACGAAAAAGTAGCATTTGAAACGGCGTATGCGGCCGCCATTACTGGGGTTAGAAGCTTAACTGCAATGAAGCACGTTGGGTTAAACGTGGCGTCGGACATACTAATGAGCTCCGCATACTCGGGGGTAGAGGAAGGCTTCGTAGTCGTTTCAGCGGATGACCCTAGCATGCATAGTAGTCAAAACGAGCAAGATAACAGGTGGTATGGGCTAATAGCGCACCTGCCCGTAATAGAGCCCTCCAACGCGCGTGAAGCCTACAAGCTGGTGAAAGAGGCGTTCGAGCTCAGCACCAGGTACAAGGTTCCCGTCATATTGAGATCTACCACCAGGATAAGCCACACGAGAATGCCCGTAGAGCTGGAAGGTGATGTCTTCTTCGAGCGTAAGTGTAAAGGTGTCTTCAAGCAAGACCCGGAGAGATGGATTCTCGTACCAGGTCACGCGAGAAAGTGCAAAGTAAGGCTGATGGACGCTTGGAGGAAGATCATAACTAACGAAGGTAGGGAGCCCTTCATAAAGATCATTAACCCGGGGCAGAAAAAAGTCATAGTAGCCAGCGGTTTAGCCTACTCATATGTGAGGGAAGTCCTTGAACTACTCGGTGCGCTTGACAAGGTCACGGTGCTAAAGGTAAATATGCCCGTCCCTCTCCCACGTGAACCCGTCATGGAAGTCTTGAAATACGCGGAAGAAGTACTCGTAGTAGAGGAGTTAGACCCCATCGTAGAGATGCAGTTCAAAGATATAGCCCTTTCAATCGGTACCAGTATACGAATACGTGGTAAAGAGACTATACCGGAAAACTATGAGCTGTCACTGGAGCGAATCTACAAGCCTGTAGCGGAATTTCTAGGAGTAAAGGCCGGCAATATAGAGGATGCGGCAGGCACCGTTAAGATCGAGCTGCAAATACCTCCGAGACCCCCCATACTCTGTGCCGGTTGTCCGCATAGAAATACTTACTATGTGATCAAGGTGGCTGCGAACAAAGCCGGCCTGAGAAACATTGTATACACCGGTGATATAGGATGCTACACGCTGGGGTATCAAAAGCCCTTCGAAACGCAGTCGACATGCTTTGAAATGGGAGGTAGCATTGGAATAGCCCATGGACTCGCGAAGACCATCGACAACCCAATTATAGCCGTAATAGGCGACTCAACGTTTTTCCACGCAGGTATGCCACCCGCACTGAACGCTGTTTACAACGATAGTAACATCATCATACTAGTACTAGATAACATGACCACCGCCATGACAGGGCATCAACCACACCCGGGTACGGGGAAGTCCGCTACAGGTAAAGTCGCGGTGAGAATCATGCCGGAAAAGGTGCTCGAGTCCCTGGGCTACGAGGTTTACGTTGTAAATCCGCTGAAAGTGAGGGAGTCCATAGACGCGGTTACCAAGGCCTTCTGGAGGTATAAGCAAGGCGTGAAAATAGCCTTGGTGTCGAGAATGGCTTGTTCGCTTGAAGTACTGAGAAAAGCCAGGAGAAGCGGAGTAGTTTTACCGGTGTACGCCGTTCTCGAAGACAAGTGTAATGGGTGTATGGCGTGCGTTAAACTGACAGCGTGCCCCGCGCTGATAGTGGAGCCAGGCGCTAAAAAACCGAGAATTCTCGGAGAGCTCTGTACTGGTTGTGGTCTCTGCGCGTCGCTCTGCCCCTTCAAGGCCATAGTGATCAAGAATGCCCCGAGCGAGAACTGGGAAAGGCTGTGGTGGGAGCCTTGA
- a CDS encoding metallophosphoesterase — protein sequence MLRPLVPGTDTGIYVVAGTPFLYLEDSFTLVMADLHLGFEEAASRGLVYSLRKTGGYPAVFIPRIQLRKTVNMLKGPLNALKVKRVIINGDLKHAFDRLLRQEREEVTELVKFLRENNVEEIVVVRGNHDNFVKPILLKLGVDFVNGISTVTRGKRVLFVHGHENVDLSEQEIVVIGHEHPSLKCFDVYRFPCYMKIPLPGGRMLVVMPATGPYHPGVVVTLTPSEYLSPLIRRQGSLKSMIITTWIDLGEVSPRSVEYFETPELVEYIRVDRLTAGSREYAIIEFRNYDVAQLLCRL from the coding sequence ATGCTGAGGCCGCTGGTACCAGGTACCGATACCGGTATATACGTAGTTGCTGGAACGCCGTTCCTCTACCTCGAGGATTCATTTACGCTCGTAATGGCCGACTTGCACCTAGGATTCGAAGAGGCCGCTTCAAGGGGCTTAGTATACAGCTTGAGGAAAACGGGTGGTTACCCAGCTGTGTTCATTCCCCGAATCCAGCTAAGGAAGACTGTTAACATGCTGAAAGGGCCCTTAAACGCCTTGAAGGTTAAGAGAGTGATCATAAACGGCGACTTGAAACACGCGTTTGACAGGCTTCTCAGGCAGGAGCGAGAAGAGGTTACCGAGCTAGTCAAGTTTCTAAGGGAGAACAATGTCGAAGAAATAGTCGTTGTGCGCGGTAACCACGACAATTTCGTAAAACCCATTCTCCTAAAACTCGGCGTGGACTTCGTTAACGGGATATCAACAGTTACGCGGGGAAAGAGGGTTCTATTCGTACATGGACACGAAAACGTAGACCTATCGGAGCAGGAAATCGTCGTTATAGGTCACGAGCACCCGAGTCTTAAGTGCTTTGACGTTTACAGGTTCCCCTGCTATATGAAAATCCCGCTCCCCGGTGGAAGGATGCTGGTCGTGATGCCTGCAACGGGGCCATACCACCCTGGCGTGGTTGTGACGCTCACACCCTCGGAATACCTTTCACCACTAATTAGGAGACAGGGATCTTTGAAATCTATGATCATCACTACTTGGATAGACCTTGGAGAGGTATCGCCTAGAAGCGTAGAGTATTTTGAAACACCCGAACTCGTGGAGTACATTAGAGTCGATAGGCTTACCGCTGGCAGCAGGGAATACGCTATAATAGAGTTCAGGAATTACGATGTAGCACAGCTACTTTGCCGACTTTAA
- a CDS encoding S16 family serine protease, with amino-acid sequence MSTIMFERGKPRRVLATLILLVLTVPLISVYALFEYSEVKSATIYAPAVSSSGQGVLSKITLAVAYPGSGRVFFSALPYTEVETQGAARLAAYIASLVAKVEFSKYDYYVLVESTVPLIGGPSAGGLMTVGFTALLLNFTLNDAVTMTGMINPDGTIGPVGGLKEKLEAAANKGIRTFLIPAGQRVYSYPVYEEYRRGVFIIRRTRYVSVDLVEYGKGLGVDVVEVYSVGEALYYFTGLNTTTSIAVPQSTLDGVLSTAREFHAGLLNKITLLSGEATSLAGRLGGYYGYSYMQAISRLNQTIRELTGAVDRHPVYVTYQLLSAYRSALEYYWALRLLTGASTVENMLDEVNNTINKAVGEFYSENYTLESSLVQAYLHAAWLYYSNAMNTTELSSRLEYVSEALKLVELARLHYELSTWNCTPLSSSLDKLTEVYSHTLGVYTYTSRLLRELNAETSVLDQAAGYVEVLNYAYESKSPLVYGMGSLVLGYSSLAIHSALGTASIVPGKWAGLAGLYASREASPLVVYYLQLVVEAVTLSDSNTGILALTTAIALIQVRSTASTTTLCKSQEHEYGFSTNITTSTVKESAGESTRTSTVQQDKGVKLENIELALVLALAAIGAVTLAHVLTRTKTTPVTSR; translated from the coding sequence GTGAGTACGATTATGTTTGAGCGTGGAAAACCTAGGAGAGTGCTCGCAACCCTCATACTACTGGTGCTTACAGTGCCGTTAATCAGTGTTTACGCGCTATTCGAGTATAGCGAAGTCAAGAGCGCCACCATATACGCTCCTGCCGTGTCAAGTAGCGGACAAGGTGTTTTGTCAAAAATAACGCTGGCAGTTGCGTATCCGGGTAGCGGTAGAGTGTTCTTCTCCGCGCTCCCCTACACGGAGGTCGAAACGCAGGGTGCCGCGAGGCTTGCCGCGTACATAGCATCACTGGTAGCTAAGGTGGAGTTTTCAAAGTACGATTACTACGTACTTGTAGAGTCCACGGTACCGCTTATTGGTGGCCCTAGTGCAGGGGGTTTAATGACCGTAGGATTCACTGCGCTACTTCTAAACTTCACATTAAACGATGCCGTCACCATGACGGGCATGATCAACCCGGATGGCACCATCGGGCCCGTGGGAGGCCTTAAGGAAAAGCTTGAAGCCGCCGCGAACAAGGGGATCAGGACCTTTCTCATCCCGGCGGGGCAGAGGGTGTACAGCTACCCAGTTTACGAGGAGTACAGGAGGGGCGTGTTCATCATTAGGAGAACGCGCTATGTGAGCGTAGACCTCGTGGAGTACGGTAAAGGCCTCGGCGTAGACGTCGTAGAGGTCTATAGCGTTGGTGAAGCGCTGTACTACTTCACAGGGTTAAACACCACAACGAGTATTGCAGTGCCTCAAAGCACGCTCGACGGCGTGCTCAGCACTGCAAGGGAATTCCATGCAGGCCTCTTAAACAAGATCACGTTACTTTCGGGAGAGGCTACTAGTCTGGCAGGGCGCCTGGGAGGCTACTACGGGTATTCCTACATGCAGGCTATTAGCAGGTTGAACCAGACCATCAGGGAACTCACAGGTGCGGTAGACAGGCACCCGGTTTACGTTACATACCAATTGCTAAGTGCCTACAGGAGCGCACTCGAATACTACTGGGCTTTACGACTACTAACCGGTGCTTCAACGGTAGAGAATATGCTCGACGAGGTGAACAACACTATTAATAAGGCGGTAGGTGAGTTCTACTCCGAGAACTACACGCTGGAAAGTAGCCTCGTCCAGGCGTACCTACACGCTGCATGGCTTTACTACTCGAACGCGATGAACACCACTGAGCTTTCAAGCCGGCTAGAGTACGTTAGCGAGGCATTAAAACTCGTAGAACTAGCAAGACTGCACTACGAGCTCTCAACGTGGAATTGCACTCCACTGAGCTCTTCTTTAGACAAGCTCACGGAGGTATACTCACACACCCTCGGAGTATACACGTACACGTCCAGGTTGCTTAGAGAGCTGAACGCTGAAACGAGCGTTCTCGATCAAGCCGCTGGCTACGTGGAGGTGCTCAATTACGCGTACGAGTCCAAGAGCCCGCTCGTCTACGGTATGGGGTCGCTAGTACTGGGCTACTCATCTCTCGCAATTCACAGCGCACTCGGTACCGCTAGTATCGTGCCCGGTAAGTGGGCGGGTTTAGCAGGTTTATACGCGAGTAGGGAGGCTTCGCCCCTCGTTGTTTATTATCTACAACTTGTAGTCGAGGCGGTAACGCTGAGTGATAGTAACACAGGTATCTTGGCGTTAACAACTGCAATAGCGTTAATTCAGGTACGTTCCACGGCCTCGACCACTACCTTATGCAAGTCACAGGAACACGAATACGGCTTCTCCACGAACATAACTACCAGTACCGTTAAGGAGAGCGCTGGAGAGAGTACCAGGACCTCTACTGTGCAACAAGACAAAGGCGTTAAACTTGAAAATATAGAGCTAGCATTAGTATTGGCGCTAGCCGCGATCGGGGCTGTTACCCTCGCGCACGTACTAACACGTACTAAAACGACGCCGGTAACGAGCCGGTAA
- a CDS encoding M48 family metalloprotease: protein MPLLYDPFTLLALILAYIVGFTVLALMAGYIAPRIAKRFSEKLPLYASMTIVGLLVVVSGFAGVGLTAYMISGVIGVESTTSMIIAILVIVVVLNAITYINSPLIINIMYNAKPSAQLQEVVNRVAKKLGFAKPPKAVVVRGPPNAFAYGNFIFGRYVAVSSSLVEITTPEELEAIIGHELGHHKHRDNAIMLFMGLIPSLLYFLGIMLIRTGILVGYTRSYSSSRRREGGGGLLLVLTGVVTVVVSFIVQVLVLAFSRLREYYADATGAYATTTKAMQRALARIHVYYTQRPAALETVSNSKLKALFIYAFMDTFANPFYRPALPARDPRNVDVDHVIEQLKKQKTEDVSEFFSTHPPIPKRIRFLDTLVFYYMQPP, encoded by the coding sequence ATGCCGTTGCTTTACGACCCATTTACGCTATTAGCCTTAATACTAGCCTACATAGTAGGTTTCACGGTACTCGCGTTAATGGCAGGCTACATTGCACCAAGAATCGCTAAAAGGTTTTCAGAGAAGCTCCCCCTATACGCATCAATGACCATTGTCGGGCTACTAGTAGTGGTCTCGGGTTTCGCCGGGGTGGGCCTTACAGCGTACATGATCTCAGGGGTGATCGGCGTAGAAAGCACTACGAGCATGATTATTGCCATTCTCGTAATCGTAGTAGTGTTAAATGCCATAACGTACATTAATTCGCCTTTAATAATAAACATAATGTACAATGCAAAGCCGAGCGCGCAATTACAAGAAGTAGTTAATAGAGTAGCTAAGAAGCTGGGCTTCGCCAAGCCCCCTAAAGCAGTCGTTGTTCGAGGACCCCCTAATGCCTTTGCTTATGGTAACTTCATATTTGGAAGGTATGTGGCCGTTTCAAGTAGCCTCGTTGAAATAACTACTCCCGAAGAGCTCGAAGCGATCATAGGGCATGAACTAGGCCACCACAAGCACCGCGACAATGCTATAATGCTTTTCATGGGGTTAATACCGAGTCTACTATATTTCCTAGGCATAATGCTGATCAGGACAGGCATATTAGTAGGCTACACGAGGTCGTACTCTTCCTCTAGGAGAAGGGAAGGGGGAGGAGGGCTATTGCTAGTTTTAACTGGTGTAGTTACAGTTGTAGTTAGTTTTATCGTCCAGGTACTAGTCCTCGCCTTTAGCAGGCTTAGAGAGTACTATGCTGACGCGACAGGAGCGTACGCTACTACTACGAAAGCCATGCAGAGAGCGCTTGCTAGAATACATGTATACTACACTCAAAGGCCAGCGGCGCTGGAGACCGTGTCTAACAGCAAGTTAAAGGCACTCTTCATATACGCCTTCATGGACACATTCGCCAATCCATTCTACCGCCCTGCTCTACCAGCTAGAGACCCACGTAACGTTGATGTAGATCACGTGATAGAGCAGCTGAAAAAACAGAAAACAGAAGACGTGTCAGAATTCTTCTCGACGCACCCACCAATACCGAAAAGAATTAGATTCCTAGATACCCTTGTATTCTACTACATGCAACCACCATAA